One window from the genome of Rhodobacteraceae bacterium S2214 encodes:
- a CDS encoding transposase family protein — MRVRFDPSDAFELAAVLYMITLQSKDGIVLQQVDNADITLSFSHDEVTALLKDPTTRLRRGFFSKHRAVSRLHTSQKYLATAKPKARSDALWREVWVQVTSASVHAKEINRTETSITQFMPVLRQRVNAICVDAQYLGSSGQAGRKATIRKAPCAKTLLNWLRRYERAGGCPLSLMNKQRCETTYVRRFGTEVMKVLNACLWEFLSLGKPTPAKIVRDTQDHFKELNAERATDGLPDLVIPSASDIKRRASQLKKFQCKVGRYGKSAAVRDMSIYQEGLKIFHPLQWVEMDEWKIDVYSLLDEAGCLDGLSEQQKATYKVGRRWLCLAIDVATRCVVGMRLAQRPTPADAISTLSLITMDKTPLAQAAGCESGWGFFGGCGTVSTDMGPAFIADEYRVAVADLRFTQSAPAAGVPKLRGHVERIFGTFASQLMVELTGRSFSNSKERGDYPGEDLAAVTDDDLVRLFTRFVVDIYHNVPHAGLDDETPANAWKRLAKEQGVTATPDATTLCSVFGIALQRKIDRHGVLAHGIHYLSPEIEQAYSDGARSKVEIRVDPHDLTFITVYLDGEWYPAHAVSDSVWGLSLVEWTEICRNLRLKHKKEAQLSEDVVRRARKAIRAINADAMALRRLKPMTLTTEELERAERELFMSLSIKPSKHVPPVKDAPEGLGLLGDVIDPSGSDSVDQGHDDQTDLPVDAPDPGSEREPQSDNNPQETKPSDDENEPQKGRSGGFGFRHD; from the coding sequence ATGAGAGTACGCTTTGATCCGAGTGACGCGTTTGAGTTGGCGGCTGTGCTCTATATGATCACGTTACAGTCCAAAGATGGGATTGTCCTGCAGCAGGTCGATAACGCGGACATCACGCTGTCCTTTAGCCATGACGAGGTCACGGCTCTCCTAAAGGATCCGACGACGCGACTGCGACGGGGATTCTTTTCCAAGCATCGCGCAGTGTCGCGTCTGCATACTAGTCAAAAGTACCTTGCGACAGCAAAGCCGAAAGCGCGCTCAGACGCTTTGTGGCGCGAGGTTTGGGTTCAGGTTACTTCAGCTTCGGTACATGCCAAGGAAATCAATCGGACTGAGACATCGATTACCCAGTTCATGCCGGTGCTGCGCCAACGGGTGAATGCCATTTGCGTTGATGCGCAGTACCTGGGGTCATCAGGGCAAGCTGGTAGGAAAGCAACCATCCGCAAAGCGCCATGTGCGAAAACATTATTGAATTGGCTACGTCGCTATGAACGCGCGGGCGGATGTCCGTTATCGCTGATGAACAAGCAGCGCTGCGAGACGACCTACGTTAGGCGATTTGGCACGGAGGTCATGAAGGTCCTCAACGCGTGCCTGTGGGAGTTTCTATCGCTGGGCAAGCCGACACCCGCAAAGATCGTCCGCGATACCCAAGATCACTTCAAGGAGCTGAATGCGGAACGCGCAACCGACGGCCTGCCTGATCTCGTCATTCCATCGGCCTCGGACATCAAGCGCCGCGCGTCTCAACTCAAAAAGTTCCAGTGTAAAGTCGGGCGTTACGGCAAAAGTGCCGCTGTGCGTGACATGAGCATCTATCAAGAGGGCTTGAAGATCTTTCATCCTTTGCAATGGGTGGAAATGGATGAATGGAAGATCGATGTCTATTCGCTGCTGGATGAAGCGGGATGCCTTGATGGCCTGAGTGAGCAACAAAAAGCGACCTACAAAGTTGGCCGCAGATGGCTGTGTCTCGCGATTGATGTGGCGACACGGTGCGTCGTTGGTATGCGGCTTGCGCAGAGGCCGACGCCGGCTGACGCGATCAGCACGCTTTCTTTGATCACAATGGATAAGACTCCGCTTGCGCAGGCAGCAGGGTGTGAGTCTGGTTGGGGATTTTTTGGTGGTTGCGGCACCGTTTCTACGGACATGGGGCCCGCGTTCATCGCCGATGAGTACCGTGTTGCAGTCGCGGACTTGCGTTTTACGCAGTCGGCTCCGGCTGCAGGCGTCCCCAAACTTCGCGGGCATGTCGAGCGCATTTTTGGGACCTTCGCATCACAGTTGATGGTAGAACTCACAGGGCGCAGTTTTTCGAACTCTAAGGAACGCGGGGACTACCCGGGTGAAGACTTGGCTGCTGTGACAGACGATGATCTCGTTCGGCTGTTCACACGGTTTGTCGTCGATATCTATCATAACGTGCCACATGCGGGATTGGATGATGAAACACCTGCCAATGCATGGAAGCGGCTTGCCAAGGAGCAAGGCGTGACAGCGACGCCAGATGCGACAACACTGTGTTCCGTGTTCGGGATTGCATTGCAGCGCAAGATTGATCGCCACGGTGTGCTAGCGCATGGCATTCACTACCTGTCCCCCGAGATCGAGCAGGCCTATTCCGACGGCGCCCGATCCAAAGTGGAGATCCGCGTCGACCCGCACGACCTGACCTTTATTACCGTGTATTTGGATGGGGAATGGTATCCAGCTCACGCGGTATCAGACAGTGTCTGGGGGCTTTCGCTTGTCGAGTGGACCGAGATTTGCCGCAATTTACGTCTCAAACATAAGAAGGAGGCGCAGCTATCTGAAGATGTCGTGCGGCGTGCGCGCAAAGCCATTCGCGCAATCAACGCCGATGCGATGGCGCTGCGGCGCCTGAAACCAATGACATTGACGACGGAAGAGTTGGAGCGTGCAGAGCGTGAGTTGTTCATGTCGCTCTCGATCAAGCCTTCCAAGCATGTGCCGCCGGTCAAAGATGCGCCCGAAGGGCTTGGGCTGTTGGGCGATGTGATTGATCCATCAGGGTCTGACAGTGTGGATCAGGGTCACGATGATCAAACAGATTTGCCCGTCGACGCGCCTGATCCGGGATCGGAGCGGGAGCCGCAATCGGACAATAATCCGCAAGAAACCAAGCCAAGCGACGATGAAAACGAGCCCCAGAAGGGTCGCTCAGGCGGATTTGGGTTCCGCCATGACTGA
- a CDS encoding TniQ family protein, with the protein MAFEPRISFPLKRFETATSYVSRLARFFHVETPHDFCLDHGFRWQDVVRGDDVLLERVARIGGACSADLKHWAVRSTASHRFVVAGQEGTKSSLIRTRLRVCPQCLVADRIADWRHGAYRRHFWQFAAMRACDKHHCPIITLPHERYTIHNYDFAGQVERHWDLIAGAASDCAHQSATDLEAYVMSRLMGKPCNPFLDAMPMHIATRLSEVLGFVLLFGSKRLISSASEAELAEAGQAGFDALQTGEEGLCKALESLVAPEALRTVHHKSDLGALFEWLRTSALGEAFEPLKNIVRDFIFRSYPIQEGQTVLGKACTSREKYTVHTAWQTLGMQRNRMNRVLLSGGQAQLDDEDKSIRLHAALDVTDVARIAAQMEGRLTAQQASARLAVSTEVLQQFRERSILTPIIDALDLIPKYEQADIDRLLARLSHRVTVRGASHAKLVPITEASQRVRCPSADIVSFILDGHLQTIGHDSAKDGLSGFRICIGELRSLLPVPELPGLPKGDAARALRVTYPTIKHLVDHGLLSEERAMNPKSRQPITVITFESITAFSAKYVTLGELAKEYRRTAGPLGCHLEAKGICPIETPLKISWYYERHGLRARLAAIGLKAPVDRRQRRQNTDRQTQEHREARL; encoded by the coding sequence ATGGCATTTGAACCTCGTATCAGTTTCCCGCTCAAACGGTTCGAAACAGCGACGTCTTATGTGTCGCGCCTAGCGCGGTTTTTCCACGTGGAGACGCCGCACGACTTTTGTCTCGATCATGGTTTCCGGTGGCAAGACGTTGTGCGGGGCGATGATGTTCTCCTTGAACGCGTCGCGCGCATCGGCGGGGCCTGTTCCGCTGATCTGAAACATTGGGCTGTTCGCAGTACTGCGTCTCATCGGTTTGTGGTGGCAGGGCAGGAGGGCACTAAGAGCTCGCTCATTCGCACGCGGCTGCGAGTGTGCCCGCAATGCCTTGTTGCGGATCGGATCGCTGATTGGCGGCATGGTGCATACCGTCGGCACTTTTGGCAGTTCGCAGCAATGCGGGCTTGCGATAAGCATCATTGCCCGATCATCACTTTGCCGCACGAGCGCTATACGATCCACAACTATGACTTTGCAGGTCAAGTCGAAAGGCATTGGGATCTCATTGCGGGTGCAGCAAGCGATTGCGCACACCAGTCTGCAACTGACCTTGAGGCCTATGTGATGTCCCGCCTGATGGGGAAGCCGTGCAATCCGTTTTTGGACGCTATGCCGATGCACATCGCCACGCGATTGTCTGAGGTATTGGGCTTTGTGCTGTTGTTCGGGTCGAAACGTTTGATCTCGAGTGCGTCGGAGGCTGAACTGGCAGAAGCGGGGCAGGCGGGTTTTGACGCACTGCAGACGGGCGAGGAGGGGCTTTGCAAGGCTTTGGAAAGTCTGGTGGCGCCAGAGGCTTTGCGCACGGTGCACCACAAATCCGATCTGGGAGCATTATTTGAATGGCTCAGGACGTCCGCGCTGGGGGAAGCGTTTGAGCCCCTGAAAAACATCGTGCGCGACTTCATTTTCCGCAGCTATCCGATCCAAGAAGGTCAAACTGTTTTGGGGAAGGCTTGCACATCCCGCGAGAAATACACGGTACACACTGCCTGGCAGACACTGGGCATGCAGCGCAATCGCATGAACAGGGTCCTTCTGTCAGGCGGGCAGGCCCAGCTTGATGATGAGGACAAATCCATAAGGCTTCATGCCGCCCTGGATGTCACAGACGTCGCCCGTATTGCGGCGCAAATGGAGGGGCGTCTGACGGCGCAACAAGCGAGCGCGCGTTTAGCTGTCAGCACCGAGGTTCTGCAGCAGTTCAGGGAACGATCAATTTTGACGCCAATCATCGACGCGTTGGATCTCATTCCAAAGTACGAACAAGCGGACATCGACCGGCTGCTCGCGCGGCTGTCACATCGCGTGACTGTGCGAGGTGCGTCTCATGCAAAGCTTGTCCCGATCACGGAGGCATCGCAGCGCGTCCGGTGTCCCAGCGCTGATATCGTCTCGTTCATTCTGGACGGACACCTGCAGACCATCGGGCACGATAGCGCAAAAGATGGGCTGTCAGGCTTCCGTATTTGCATTGGGGAATTGCGGTCACTGCTGCCAGTGCCTGAGCTGCCGGGACTGCCCAAGGGGGATGCCGCACGCGCGCTGCGTGTAACATATCCCACGATCAAACATCTCGTCGATCACGGACTGCTGAGTGAGGAGCGCGCGATGAACCCAAAGTCGCGTCAGCCCATCACGGTCATCACGTTTGAAAGCATCACAGCATTCAGCGCGAAATACGTCACGCTCGGCGAATTGGCCAAAGAGTACCGCCGCACAGCCGGGCCTTTAGGGTGTCATCTCGAAGCCAAAGGCATTTGCCCCATCGAGACGCCGCTGAAGATCAGTTGGTACTATGAACGTCATGGATTACGTGCGCGGTTGGCCGCGATTGGGTTGAAGGCTCCGGTTGATCGGCGCCAAAGGCGACAGAACACTGATCGCCAGACCCAAGAACATCGGGAGGCAAGGCTTTGA
- a CDS encoding cold shock domain-containing protein, whose translation MNTIVNDIEVADGGRVEGTVKWFDCIKGYGFICVPGVQGDILLHLNVLLQVNRSSISEGATVLCKVSGEAGRLRATEVYGVHPVEQFEQSTLTFQPARVRWFSKSKGYGFAVVFGTTEDIFVGQESMKSSGFGSLEAGEAISIVVERRKDGLAAVKVAAWQ comes from the coding sequence GTGAATACGATAGTAAACGATATTGAGGTTGCAGACGGTGGGCGGGTCGAAGGCACAGTTAAGTGGTTCGATTGTATAAAGGGTTACGGATTCATCTGCGTGCCCGGCGTGCAAGGAGATATCTTACTGCATTTGAATGTTCTTCTTCAGGTCAATAGATCATCGATCAGTGAAGGGGCAACCGTACTATGCAAGGTATCAGGTGAAGCGGGGCGTCTTCGGGCAACCGAGGTTTATGGGGTCCACCCAGTGGAACAGTTTGAACAATCCACTTTGACGTTTCAACCGGCGCGCGTGAGATGGTTCTCGAAGTCCAAAGGTTACGGTTTCGCAGTCGTTTTTGGAACGACCGAAGATATCTTCGTAGGGCAAGAGTCCATGAAGTCGTCAGGTTTCGGATCACTGGAGGCGGGTGAAGCGATCTCAATTGTTGTGGAACGAAGAAAAGACGGTTTGGCAGCAGTCAAAGTCGCAGCATGGCAATAA
- a CDS encoding helix-turn-helix domain-containing protein yields the protein MFTIGKASEQSGVNIETIRYYEREGVVPKPGRSAGGRRLYSSDEIAKLRFVRRCRDLGFPISIIQTFLSLTEQSDRSCGEVKAMAENHLGEITAKIENLVRLRDALLSLSKNCEDGTAACPMLDALMKDGFGDGLQE from the coding sequence ATGTTCACCATCGGCAAAGCGTCGGAACAAAGCGGCGTCAACATCGAAACGATCCGATACTATGAACGAGAAGGTGTTGTTCCGAAGCCGGGGCGTTCCGCAGGTGGACGTCGGCTATACTCATCCGATGAAATCGCCAAACTCAGGTTCGTGCGCCGGTGTCGCGATTTGGGCTTCCCGATCTCGATTATTCAGACCTTTCTATCTCTGACCGAGCAGAGCGACCGATCCTGTGGCGAGGTGAAAGCAATGGCTGAGAACCATCTGGGTGAGATCACCGCCAAGATTGAGAACTTAGTGCGCCTCCGAGACGCGCTCTTGAGCCTTTCAAAGAACTGCGAAGATGGCACTGCGGCTTGCCCCATGTTGGACGCTTTGATGAAGGATGGCTTTGGAGATGGCCTGCAAGAGTAA
- the merF gene encoding mercury resistance system transport protein MerF, translated as MKNKLLVLGVGGTILAALCCFTPLLPVALTALGLTGLLGVVYNDAVLLPILAGFLLLTGYAIWRQKTQK; from the coding sequence ATGAAGAACAAACTCCTGGTGCTCGGGGTAGGTGGCACGATTTTGGCCGCGCTATGTTGCTTCACACCGTTGCTGCCGGTCGCGCTGACAGCGCTTGGTCTGACGGGCTTACTTGGTGTCGTCTACAACGATGCTGTTTTGCTGCCGATTTTGGCGGGATTTCTTTTACTGACGGGGTACGCGATATGGCGACAGAAAACGCAAAAGTAG